GGAGTAATTCTCCTAAAAAGCAAAATCATGCCCTCTGGAACCATCTACCAACGTCGGCCTACCGAGTTGCACAGCATCAGTGACGTTTCAAAAAATACATTAACAGTATCTGCGTGGATGCCCCGCAATGAAGATGCCATAGTGCTAAAGCCCGAGCGCAGCGCATCAGCGGAAGACTGCACTAGTCCTGTCGGGATGCCTGAGCATGAACTATATTTTTTGTTAAAATCGATTAAAGATAGGCTAAATGGAAAATGATCCTCAATGACACCGAGATAACAAACCGCTCGAATGGCCCGAATGCACTAATCTCCCCATTCAGCTCTGAAAATCTGCGCTTAAGCTCATACGACCTGACTGTAGGAAAAGAATATTATATAGGACAAAGCGACACCGGCTCGCTGTTCGAAACACAAACCTTGAGGACTTCGCAATCTATCACCATTCCGCCTCATGCCGTATGTTTCATTTTGACGGAAGAACAAATAAATCTTAGCGATGACATAACGGCTAGGGTCTCGCTTCGTATGACACATATTTACGCGGGAATGGTTCTCACTTCACAACCCCCATTTGACCCAAATTATCGAGGCAAGGTAGTTGTAATGCTTCATAATTTGTCATCTGCGCCTTATCATTTAAAGTGCGGAGAGCGAGTTGCAACCATTGAATTCACTAAACTTATTTCGCCGGCTCAAGGCAACCGTGTACATAGATCAGTGCACAATTTGGAAGCGCAGCTATCAAAACCATTAGTTAGTAGCCTAACAGAAATTGCAAATGCATCTACATCGGTTCAAAATAAAATTAATTGGTTGAGCGGACAAATGCTCATTTTTGCTGCGCTAGTCGTTGCTGTATTGGCAGTACCCGGATTCTTTTCTTACAGCACCCTTCTAGATAGGCTCAGTGAGCAGCGTGATCAAATCAAAGAAATCAGCAAAGATATTGATGATTTCAAAAAAAAGCTCGAATCTAGTGAGTCGAATAATAATACACTTATCGAAAAACTATCAATCCTTGAGAAAAAAACACGAAACGGAACAACCCTTATTTCTCAACCAAGCTCCTCGGGAGGTGACAAACAGTGAAAACAACCATGTCTGGAATTGGGGAGAAAAACTTTCTCAGGACTTTGCTTCCAACACTCCAAGCATCTCCGAACTTTGTAAACGGATTTGGACATGACGCAAGTATAATA
The window above is part of the Pseudomonas oryzihabitans genome. Proteins encoded here:
- a CDS encoding dCTP deaminase, whose amino-acid sequence is MILNDTEITNRSNGPNALISPFSSENLRLSSYDLTVGKEYYIGQSDTGSLFETQTLRTSQSITIPPHAVCFILTEEQINLSDDITARVSLRMTHIYAGMVLTSQPPFDPNYRGKVVVMLHNLSSAPYHLKCGERVATIEFTKLISPAQGNRVHRSVHNLEAQLSKPLVSSLTEIANASTSVQNKINWLSGQMLIFAALVVAVLAVPGFFSYSTLLDRLSEQRDQIKEISKDIDDFKKKLESSESNNNTLIEKLSILEKKTRNGTTLISQPSSSGGDKQ